In Raphanus sativus cultivar WK10039 chromosome 5, ASM80110v3, whole genome shotgun sequence, the following proteins share a genomic window:
- the LOC108839261 gene encoding mitogen-activated protein kinase kinase kinase 20-like — protein MAKVMMMIRDDEDDNNNNSKASNVVGESSLALEFVCSLGRGGFGSVALIRDSKNRLHAEKSSPIAYMESLKKEHRIMLRFRNHPRIVQTTNPHLHIGINLDHCYMYMEFASKGTLHDFISNFSGRPIPEVMIRRAALMILQGLHALHSRGYVHCDLKPANVLLFPSKIVGEPWDLKLADFGLSKEPSCTSLRSLTGGTKEYMPPESLGLNRAKMVGPAVDIWALGCVVLQMFGGCPVKMGECYSWSVPRIVSPLANHFLKRCMELQPSRRPTSADLLKHPFL, from the coding sequence ATGGCaaaggtgatgatgatgattagaGACGACGAGgacgacaacaacaacaacagcaaagCCTCGAATGTTGTTGGCGAATCTTCTTTAGCACTAGAGTTTGTCTGTTCTCTTGGCAGAGGTGGTTTTGGTTCGGTCGCTCTCATAAGAGACTCCAAAAACAGGTTACACGCTGAGAAATCATCTCCGATAGCTTACATGGAGAGTCTCAAGAAAGAGCATAGGATCATGCTTCGTTTTCGTAACCATCCACGCATCGTCCAAACAACAAACCCTCATCTCCACATAGGGATCAACCTCGACCATTGCTACATGTACATGGAGTTTGCCTCCAAAGGTACTCTCCACGACTTCATCTCCAACTTCAGTGGCCGACCAATCCCTGAGGTTATGATCCGACGCGCTGCTCTCATGATCCTTCAAGGACTCCACGCTCTTCACTCTCGCGGCTACGTTCACTGCGACCTCAAGCCGGCTAACGTTCTCCTCTTCCCTTCCAAGATTGTCGGAGAGCCGTGGGATCTCAAGCTTGCTGACTTCGGTCTATCTAAGGAGCCTTCTTGTACGAGTCTAAGGTCCTTGACTGGCGGTACAAAGGAGTACATGCCCCCTGAGTCTTTGGGACTTAACCGAGCGAAGATGGTTGGACCGGCTGTTGACATATGGGCTCTAGGGTGTGTTGTGCTTCAGATGTTTGGAGGATGTCCAGTGAAGATGGGAGAATGTTACAGCTGGAGCGTTCCGAGAATTGTATCTCCGTTGGCCAACCACTTCTTGAAGCGGTGCATGGAGTTACAGCCCTCACGAAGACCCACCTCAGCTGATCTGTTGAAACATCCCTTTCTTTGA